Proteins encoded together in one Procambarus clarkii isolate CNS0578487 chromosome 11, FALCON_Pclarkii_2.0, whole genome shotgun sequence window:
- the LOC123752734 gene encoding putative ammonium transporter 1 translates to MLTEKDGEHILRLKVGTGMKYEVWRDLNYNLRDLEVSLAATNMDAGHNVSLLMSGENPTPMSRELDILQKDLDTLFLIVFGILIFILQTGFAFLEAGSVRSKNTTNILLKNMLDVFIGGIAYWLVGFPLAFGGGNSFSGTEYWASYGLSDEHLAFWFFQFVIATTASTIISGSMAERCAFNAYLIYTTVLSAVVYPVVSHWTWSDVGWLKTQHYQDFGGSGVVHLTGGVAALVGAVILGPRIGRFGPKGKEIRGHSVPLAALGGFILLFGFLAFNGGSQASISHEGDAVAIAKAVFNTVISASSGGIAVLLVYRSVLCGRESTWSFLMALNGSLAGMVSISAGCNVVRPWSASVIGTVGGSVFLAIHTLLPKLKVDDPLDAVAVHMGGGLWGLVAVALFQDGGIVYGGSAEVLAWNIVGALAIVAWSGGLCLVMFGSLRLLGLLRVPPEMEIAGMDILKHGEPAYPADAWLESQYDGSVNTQETKRNSNLPPNMSAAEEFGLTNSQDPAPVPGHLVYWSRAGPVPSHLSPVVSLNNHEANHLNSNNSVSEVSEASLLPNEAFDETTKL, encoded by the exons CTACAATTTGAGAGATCTGGAAGTCTCGCTGGCAGCAACAAATATGGATGCCGGACACAATGTAAGTTTACTAATGTCTGGCGAGAACCCGACGCCAATGTCCCGGGAACTGGACATTCTGCAGAAGGACCTGGACACCCTCTTCCTCATTGTGTTCGGCATCCTCATATTCA TCTTGCAGACCGGGTTCGCATTCCTTGAGGCAGGCTCCGTAAGGTCcaagaacaccaccaacatcctTCTCAAGAACATGCTCGATGTCT TCATTGGTGGCATAGCGTACTGGCTGGTGGGGTTCCCGCTGGCGTTTGGAGGCGGGAACAGCTTCTCTGGTACAGAGTACTGGGCTTCGTACGGGCTGTCGGACGAGCACCTGGCCTTCTGGTTCTTCCAGTTCGTCAtcgccaccacagcctccaccatcATCTCGGGGTCGATGGCTGAGCGGTGTGCCTTCAATGCTTATCTCATCTACACGACCGTGCTGTCAG CTGTGGTGTACCCGGTGGTGTCACATTGGACCTGGTCAGACGTTGGCTGGCTCAAGACTCAACACTACCAGGACTTCGGTGGCTCTGGCGTCGTCCACCTCACAGGGGGCGTGGCAGCTCTTGTTGGGGCTGTAATTCTTGGGCCCAGAATTGGTCGCTTCGGACCCAAGGGCAAGGAGATACGTGGACACTCTGTGCCG CTGGCAGCTTTGGGAGGCTTCATCCTGCTCTTCGGGTTCCTGGCCTTCAACGGAGGGTCCCAAGCGTCCATCAGCCACGAGGGTGATGCTGTAGCCATTGCCAAGGCTGTCTTTAACACTGTGATCTCGGCGTCTTCAGGAGGCATCGCTGTGCTCTTGGTGTACCGTTCTGTGCTGTGTGGGAGGGAGTCCACCTGGTCCTTCCTAATGGCTCTTAATGGTTCTCTCGCTGGCATG GTGTCAATCAGTGCCGGGTGCAACGTTGTGCGGCCGTGGAGTGCCAGTGTCATTGGTACAGTGGGTGGATCAGTGTTCCTCGCCATCCACACCCTTCTGCCCAAGTTGAAGG TTGACGACCCACTTGATGCTGTGGCTGTACACATgggaggtgggttgtgggggctggttgCTGTGGCCCTTTTCCAGGATGGTGGCATTGTGTACGGGGGCAGCGCGGAGGTCCTCGCCTGGAACATAGTGGGGGCGCTGGCCATAGTGGCCTGGTCTGGTGGTCTCTGTTTAGTTATGTTTGGTTCCCTCAGGCTGCTCGGCCTCTTGAGGGTGCCTCCAGAAATGGAAATTGCAG GAATGGACATCTTGAAGCACGGGGAGCCAGCCTACCCAGCTGACGCTTGGCTGGAGAGCCAGTACGATGGATCCGTAAACACTCAGGAGACCAAGAGGAATTCAA ATCTTCCACCCAACATGTCTGCCGCAGAAGAATTTGGTTTGACTAATTCCCAGGACCCAGCTCCAGTCCCTGGACACCTTGTATACTGGAGTCGTGCAGGACCAGTCCCATCCCACCTCTCGCCCGTCGTGTCCCTCAACAACCACGAAGCTAACCACTTGAACTCCAACAATAGTGTCTCTGAAGTCTCTGAAGCCTCATTGTTACCCAATGAGGCTTTTGACGAAACCACAAAGCTTTAA